The genomic window TTCGCCATTAAGATGAAGGTTACCGAATCTGGAACTCTCACCATCAAATACGAGGACAACAAGGGAGGCAAGTGGGAAAAAAGCGCTGAGATAAATGTTTCTTAAACAAAGGAGGGGTTAAGATGAAAAGGAAGGCTATACTTGCTTCAGCCCTTGTGGCTGGAGGGGCTGTTTTTACAATGGCAATGGCACAGGAGGAGCAGCTTCCCACCCACCTGAAGGAGCTCCTTGAGCTGGGGATGCATCCCGGGCACGCCTTTATTGATGAAGGCAAAGACTACTACCACAGCATAAAAGGTGCAAACGGAAAGACCTGCGCCTCCTGTCACGGACAGGACGGGGAGAAGCTCCAGGGAGCTTACGCTAAGATGCCCAGGTACTACAAGGACCTTGACAGGGTTGCCGACATAGATACGAGGATAAAGGGCTGCATGACCAAGTACATGGGGTTTGACGCCAAGGACAAGAAGTTCAAAAAGGACTTTGACAAGAAGTGGAGGGTTCCCCTCGCGACTTACGTGGCATCTCTCAGCAACGGACAGGCTATAAGCGTCCAGCTTGATGACCCCCAAGAGAAGGAGATGTATAAGTACGGAGAGCAGCTCTGGTACATGAGGGTAGGAGCGAGGGACTTCTCCTGCGGTATATGTCATACCGTTCTTGCAGGAAAGAGGATAAGGCTCCAGGGACTCCCCGACCCTGTTAAGAACAAGCTCTACACCCACTGGCCCGCTTACAGGTTCGGTTCCGACAGGATGTGGACGATGGAGGACAGGGTAAGGAGCTGCTTCAAGGCTTACTTCCTATACACGAAGCAGTGGGATGAGAAGAAGGACTGGGTGAAGAAGCCACCGGCACATTCGGATTGGGTTATAGCCCTTGAGCTTTACATGAAGCACGCTGCAAACGGGGCAACCATAGAGGTTCCCGGACTCTTGAGATAAAGGAGGGGCGAAGATGAAGAAGTTTTTATTTACAGGAGTAATATTAGGGACCGGGCTTTTGGTAGCTTGTCAGCCGGCGGCACAGCAGGCGGAAGCTCCGAAGGCTGAGGAGAAGAAGCTGAGTGCAAAGGAGAAGTTTGAAATAGCCCTTGCCAATCAGGATAAGTATCAGAAAGCCTGCTCCAACCCCAACCAGCTCGTCCCCGAGGGGATAGACCTTGAGACCTTCAAGAAGGAGATGCTCGCCACTGTCAAGTTCCCCGAAGGAGGGGTAGTAGGAAAGGACATAGCTAAGGGTGAGAAACTCTTCGGAGACCCAAAGAAGGGCGGAAAGAGCAGAAGGGGTAACTGTTACGCCTGCCACTGCGGAGACCCTCAGATAATCGCCTGCGGAAACATAGGACCTTCCCTCAGAGGTTATGGAAAGAGAGGTATAGACCCCAAGGACACCTACATCAGGATATACAACTCCTGGGCTGTGAACCCCTGCTCAGTCATGCCCAGACTCGGATACCACGGAGTTCTCAAGCCTGAGGAGATAGCCGACATAGTCGCCTACATGCATGACCCTAACTCTCCGCTCAACAAGTGATACCACCCCAGGGGGGCGCCTTGTCCCCCTGACTTTCAACATAAACTTTCCTTTTATGGTAACTTTTTTTATGTTCTTATAGGAGGTAACGGCAGATGCATCTTACGAGAAGAGATTTCCTTGAGCTTGCTATAGTTACGGGAGCCTATCTGAGCGCAAATCCCGTATCGGCTCTCGCAAAGATGACCTACGACGACATAATGAGGTTCAAGCCGGTGGGTAACGTAACTCTGCTCTTTACAACCGATATGCACGCCCACCTTGACCCCCTTTACTTCGCTGAACCTATGAACCTCGTCGCTCCCAAAGAGCTTGTGGGGACACCGGGATACATAACGGGAAAGGATTTCCTCAAGTATTACAAGATATCTCCCGGAACCCTTGAAGCATACTTTACCAGCTGTCTGGACTTTCCAAAGCTCGCCCACAAGTTCGGGAAGATGGGCGGTGCTGCCCACATAACCACGATAATAAAGCACGTCATAGCGGAGAGGGGAAGGGACAAGGTCTTAGTGATGGACGGTGGTGACACCTGGACCACCACCGCCATAGGAACCTTTACCGAAGGCAAGTCAGTCGTGGAGTGGATGAACTACACAGGCTATGACCTCTTCGTCGCCCACTGGGACTTTACCTTCGGAAAGGATATATTCCTGAAGAGGATAGAGGACCTGAAAAAGGGCGGGTGTGAGTTCATAACCCACAACGTGGTTGATGAGATGTGGGGTGAGCTCGTCTTTAAGCCCTATACGATTAAAGAGGTGGGCGGTGTGAAACTTGGAATAATAGGTAGCTCCTTCCCCTTCACACCCCTTGCAAACCCGAGACAGTTCGTTGAGGGATGGAGCTTCGGGATAAGGGAAGACCAGCTCCAGCAGTTCGTTAACGAGCTCAGAGAACAACATAAAGTGGATGCGGTCATATTCCTGACCCACAACGGCTTCCCCCTTGACCAGAAGATAGCGAAGGTTGTAAAGGGTATAGACGTGATAATATCAGGACACACCCACGACGTCACACCGAGGGCTGTGAGGGTAGGTAAGACCCTCGTTCTCATAGCAGGCTCTCACGGAAAGTTCGTAGGAAGGCTTGACCTTGATGTGAAGAACGGAAAGATAAGGAACTTCAACTTTAAGCTGTATCCCGTTGCGACGAACCTCATTCCAGCCGATAAGGGCGCCCAGGAGATAGTCAGCAAGTGGAAAGCTGAGGTGAACAAGACCCATAAACTTGATGAGGAGATAGGTGTTGCCGAGGTTATGCTCTACAAGAGAGACACCTTCTTCTCCACCTGGGACTGGCTTGTGGGAGAGGCTATAAACGACTACTACGGAGGAGACCTTGACGTTGTGACCTCACCCGGATACAGGTGGGGAACGGTAGTTCTTCCCGGTCAGAAGATAACGAGAGACCACGTTTATGACTACACGGCTATAACCTACCCCAACGTTTACGTCCTCAAGAGGACGGGGAAACAGCTCTTAGAAGTCTGGGAAGACGTGGCAGACAACGTCTTCAACCCCGACCCCTTCTACCAGCAGGGTGGAGACATGTCAAGGCTCTGGAACGTGGAGTACGAGATAGAAGTTTACGGACCCCAGTACAAGAGGATAAAGAGGGTATGGATAGGAGGAAAGCCTCTCAAGGAGAACAAGGAGTATCTTATGGCAGTTTACGGAGGACCCCCGCCACCACCTGACGCTATACATCCGGACTACAAACCTGTTCCCGTATATGACATCCTCATAAACTACATAAAGAAGAAGGGAAGCATAAAGGTCAGAACTAAGCCCAACGTCAAGGTTCTTGACGCTCCATACACAACCTACGGAGAGTGTTTCGGAGCATGAGGGCGATTCTGTTTCTCGTGGGCGGCCTGGTAGCCGTCCTCGCCTTTATCTTCTATGTAAAGACACGCTTAATTACACCTGAGAATATGTTCTTCTTCACCCTGGAGGTCAAGGGTAAGGAAAATCAAAGGGAGGTGGTGGAGAAGCTTGTAAAGAAGCTAAACGAAAAGGGACTTAACGTTATACGCACGCTGCCTATGTCCGATGTCATCCATGAGAGGGGCTCAAAGGATTTCCCCAACTATACAACGGTGCTTGCCTGTGATATAAAGGAGAAGAAAGAGCTCCTCAGGAAAGTCCCTTTCATGAGTGTCCTCATACCCTGTAGCGTGGCAGTCTATGAAAAGGGAGGTAAGGTTTACATAACCTCAATGAAGGAGGTCCTCCTTATAAGGGACTACGCTACAGAGCTCGGTGATAAGGACTCGCAACTTATCGCTGATGTTTACCAGAGGCTCCGTATAGCTATAGCGGAAGTTGCCGAGGGGGAGAAGAGATGAAGAAGATACTTCTCCTTTGCCTGACCCTCTTCTTAGCCCTGTCCTTCTCCCAGGAAGGCAAGCCTAAACACCGCCTCCAGTATGAAGAAGTTATTCAAGGTATGGACTTTGAAGATGTTAAGCTCCTTCTAAAAACAGCCCTTGATGGCAGGAATATGAACGTCCTCGGTGTGATAGATGTTGCTACGGAGAAACCCCGATTCTCTTACATACTGGTATGCAACCTATCCTATGCCGAGAGGATATTCAGAGAGTTCCCCCAGCTCGGTGTTATGGCTCCCTGCAGGATTTATCTCCACGAGAGGGAAGATGGTTCCGTAGCCGTGGGTTTTGTGAATGTTAAGACCTTACTGAAGGTTTTTGACAAATACCTGTCCCCACAGGCTAAGGAGCTCTTCCTAAAGGCAGACAACGATGTAAAGAGTGCTATAAAAGAGGTGAAAGGGGAACAATGAGAAAGGTCCTCCTGCTGCTACCCTTACTTCTGATAAACTTGTCCTTCTCCGAAGATTACCCCAAACACGTTAAGGAAACCCTTAAAAAGATAAAAGACAACGTTTACGGGGTGTTTGGCGCCCACGAGCAGGTGAGCTATGAGAACAGGGGCTTCATTTCCAATGCCTACTTTGTGATTACGAAGGACGGTGTTTTAGTTGTGGACGCTCTCACAACCTACAAGCTGGGAAAGGAGCTCGTAGAGACTATAAGGAGCGTCACGGATAAGCCCATAAAGTTTGCGGTGATAACCCACTACCATACAGACCACTTTTACGGGGTAGGCGCTTTAAAGGAAGTTGGCTCAGTTGTCATAGCCCATGAGTGGGCTTACGACTACGTATCTCAACCTTCAAGCTGGAACTTTTATGAGGCAAGGAAGAAGCTCCTAAAGGAGCACATGGAAGGGACGCAGATGGTTGAGCCGGATATAACTATAACCAGAGACCTTGACATACACATGGGCAGGTTAAAGATAGAGGTAAGACACTTCTGCAAAGCTCACACCCCCGGAGACATAATAGCCTGGATACCGGCTCTGAAAGTTCTATTCAGCGGGGATATAGTTTTTGATGGAAGGCTCCCCTTTCTGGGCTCTGGGAACTCCAAAAGCTGGCTCGTTTGCCTTGAAAAGATACTTGAACTTGACCCTGATGTCCTACTGCCCGGTCATGGTAGTCCTATGCTCACAAAGGATAGGATAAGGGACAGGGTGAGGTGGACTTACAAGTATATAGACGACCTCAGAAAAACGATAAGGAAGATGGTTGAGGAGGGACAGGATATAGACTACGTGAGGGAGAATATAAATGATGCCCTCCTTGAAATAGACCCTTCCTACGCTCAGGTGCCAGTGTTCTTTGATGTAAACCCGGTCAATGCTTACTACGTTTACTTTGAAGTTCAGAACGAGCTTCTTGAAGAAGGTCAGTAAATATCAGCGTGTCTTCTTCCCCTTTTACCCTTACAGCGGGTATGTCCTCTCCCTTTAGTAAACCCTCTAAAGCCCTTCTCTTTTTCTCCCCGACAACAATGAAGGCAACCTTTTTACAGCTGTTTATATAACCGAGGCTCATGCTGACCCGTTCAAGTCCGTCCGGGGAACGGGAGGTGCAGGCGTTCTCACCGCAAGGCTCGCAGGGGACACACGGGAATAAAGAGGCTGTGTGTCCGTCGGCTCCAAGTCCCAAGAGAACCAGGTCAAGGGCTCCTGCCATACCCAGAGCTCTGTTGAAGTCCTCGCAGGCTTTTCTGAGAGGGAGTTCCGTTTTAACCCTGTATATCTTCGCTCTTTCTCCGAGCGTTTCCCTGAGCATTCTGTAGTTACTTCTTCTGTCCTCAGAGGGAACGTACCTCTCGTCGGTGGGAAATATAAGGGTACGTTCCCATAGGTTAAAGATATCGCTGAATAGCTCATAAGCCCTTTTCGGAGAGCTACCGCCTGCAAGACCAAGTTTAGCCACGCCTTTATCCGTTATGACCTGTGTGGCATTATCAGCCAAGAACCTTGCTAACTTTTCGCTCACTTCCTCCTGGTCCCTGCCCGTCACAAACTTATACAAGCACCCACCCCCTGCCATCCTTCCCTATAAACACCTCCGCCTCCTCAGGTCCCCAGCTCCCCGGCTCGTACTCTGGGACATTCGTGTCTTCTTTCCACGCATCCAGTATCGGCTGAATTATCTCCCAGGCAAGCTCCGACTCGTCCTCCCTTATAAACAGGGTCTGATTACCTTCAAGTATATCCTCTATGAGGGTCTCGTAGGCTTCGGGTAATCCGTCCGGAGACAGGTCAAGTTCCATCTCCCTTTCAACCGGGCAGGCTAAGAAGCCTTCCGGAGGTGCCATTTCAAAGAAGAGTTTTACGTCGTTTGAGGGGGCTATATCAAAGACAAGCTTATTCTGTCTAGGAACGCAACCAAGGAGCCTTCCGAAGTTTCCCGGAACTTCTTTGAACAGAACCACAACCTGAGTAACCTTCTTCTTTAACCTTTTCCCGGTCCTGAGATAGAAAGGGACTCCTTCCCAACGGAAGTTATCTATGAAGAGCTTAACAGCCGCATAGGTTTCGGTGTTTGAGTCCCTCCCAAGCTCTTGAATATACCCTCTGTATCTGCCCCTAACCGCGTAGCGGTCTATCTCGTCTCTGGAGAATTTCCTTATTGAGGAGAGGACCTTTACCTTTTCATCTCTCACACGTTCAGCTTCCATAATAGCAGGTGGCTCCATTGCCAGAAAGGAGAGTATCTGAAGAAGGTGGTTCTGTACCATATCCCTAAGGGCTCCAACTCTGTCATAGTATCCCGCTCTACCCTCTAACCCTATCTCTTCAAGTGCCGATATCTGGATACAGTCTATAAAATTCTTGTTCCATATACCTTCAAAGATGTAGTTGGAAAAACGTACCGAGAGTATGTTCTGTATGGCAACCTTACCGAGAAAGTGGTCTATCCTGTATATCTCCCTCTCGGTAAAGTAACGCCTGAGCTGAAAGTTAAGCTTCCTTGCCGATTCAAGGTCAAAGCCGAAGGGTTTCTCTATAACGATCTTCCTCGGGTTTGAAAACCTCCTCAAAAGGGAGCCAGTATGAACTATAGTTGTCTCAAACAGCTGGGGAGGAAGAGCCAGGTAGAATATAAGCTCCTCTTTAGGAAACCTGGACACCTCTCTGCCAAGGCGTTCGTAGGAGTCTTTGTCTGTAACGTCAAACTCAAAGGGGTGGAAGAAGCCTGCAAAGTCCCTATCAAGGTTTGAGACGTAGTCCCTAAGCTTGCCTACACTCCTCCCGAGAGCGTACACACCCTTTAAGCCCCGGAGTTTTCCACCCTTGTACATGCTTTCAAGAACAGGG from Hydrogenivirga caldilitoris includes these protein-coding regions:
- the soxA gene encoding sulfur oxidation c-type cytochrome SoxA, which gives rise to MKRKAILASALVAGGAVFTMAMAQEEQLPTHLKELLELGMHPGHAFIDEGKDYYHSIKGANGKTCASCHGQDGEKLQGAYAKMPRYYKDLDRVADIDTRIKGCMTKYMGFDAKDKKFKKDFDKKWRVPLATYVASLSNGQAISVQLDDPQEKEMYKYGEQLWYMRVGARDFSCGICHTVLAGKRIRLQGLPDPVKNKLYTHWPAYRFGSDRMWTMEDRVRSCFKAYFLYTKQWDEKKDWVKKPPAHSDWVIALELYMKHAANGATIEVPGLLR
- the soxX gene encoding sulfur oxidation c-type cytochrome SoxX; this translates as MKKFLFTGVILGTGLLVACQPAAQQAEAPKAEEKKLSAKEKFEIALANQDKYQKACSNPNQLVPEGIDLETFKKEMLATVKFPEGGVVGKDIAKGEKLFGDPKKGGKSRRGNCYACHCGDPQIIACGNIGPSLRGYGKRGIDPKDTYIRIYNSWAVNPCSVMPRLGYHGVLKPEEIADIVAYMHDPNSPLNK
- the soxB gene encoding thiosulfohydrolase SoxB, which produces MHLTRRDFLELAIVTGAYLSANPVSALAKMTYDDIMRFKPVGNVTLLFTTDMHAHLDPLYFAEPMNLVAPKELVGTPGYITGKDFLKYYKISPGTLEAYFTSCLDFPKLAHKFGKMGGAAHITTIIKHVIAERGRDKVLVMDGGDTWTTTAIGTFTEGKSVVEWMNYTGYDLFVAHWDFTFGKDIFLKRIEDLKKGGCEFITHNVVDEMWGELVFKPYTIKEVGGVKLGIIGSSFPFTPLANPRQFVEGWSFGIREDQLQQFVNELREQHKVDAVIFLTHNGFPLDQKIAKVVKGIDVIISGHTHDVTPRAVRVGKTLVLIAGSHGKFVGRLDLDVKNGKIRNFNFKLYPVATNLIPADKGAQEIVSKWKAEVNKTHKLDEEIGVAEVMLYKRDTFFSTWDWLVGEAINDYYGGDLDVVTSPGYRWGTVVLPGQKITRDHVYDYTAITYPNVYVLKRTGKQLLEVWEDVADNVFNPDPFYQQGGDMSRLWNVEYEIEVYGPQYKRIKRVWIGGKPLKENKEYLMAVYGGPPPPPDAIHPDYKPVPVYDILINYIKKKGSIKVRTKPNVKVLDAPYTTYGECFGA
- a CDS encoding DUF302 domain-containing protein, producing the protein MRAILFLVGGLVAVLAFIFYVKTRLITPENMFFFTLEVKGKENQREVVEKLVKKLNEKGLNVIRTLPMSDVIHERGSKDFPNYTTVLACDIKEKKELLRKVPFMSVLIPCSVAVYEKGGKVYITSMKEVLLIRDYATELGDKDSQLIADVYQRLRIAIAEVAEGEKR
- a CDS encoding DUF302 domain-containing protein, coding for MKKILLLCLTLFLALSFSQEGKPKHRLQYEEVIQGMDFEDVKLLLKTALDGRNMNVLGVIDVATEKPRFSYILVCNLSYAERIFREFPQLGVMAPCRIYLHEREDGSVAVGFVNVKTLLKVFDKYLSPQAKELFLKADNDVKSAIKEVKGEQ
- a CDS encoding MBL fold metallo-hydrolase, which codes for MRKVLLLLPLLLINLSFSEDYPKHVKETLKKIKDNVYGVFGAHEQVSYENRGFISNAYFVITKDGVLVVDALTTYKLGKELVETIRSVTDKPIKFAVITHYHTDHFYGVGALKEVGSVVIAHEWAYDYVSQPSSWNFYEARKKLLKEHMEGTQMVEPDITITRDLDIHMGRLKIEVRHFCKAHTPGDIIAWIPALKVLFSGDIVFDGRLPFLGSGNSKSWLVCLEKILELDPDVLLPGHGSPMLTKDRIRDRVRWTYKYIDDLRKTIRKMVEEGQDIDYVRENINDALLEIDPSYAQVPVFFDVNPVNAYYVYFEVQNELLEEGQ
- the pgl gene encoding 6-phosphogluconolactonase is translated as MYKFVTGRDQEEVSEKLARFLADNATQVITDKGVAKLGLAGGSSPKRAYELFSDIFNLWERTLIFPTDERYVPSEDRRSNYRMLRETLGERAKIYRVKTELPLRKACEDFNRALGMAGALDLVLLGLGADGHTASLFPCVPCEPCGENACTSRSPDGLERVSMSLGYINSCKKVAFIVVGEKKRRALEGLLKGEDIPAVRVKGEEDTLIFTDLLQEARSELQSKRSKH
- the zwf gene encoding glucose-6-phosphate dehydrogenase; this encodes MKLRERMDKEFVIFIFGGTGDLAKRKLFPVLESMYKGGKLRGLKGVYALGRSVGKLRDYVSNLDRDFAGFFHPFEFDVTDKDSYERLGREVSRFPKEELIFYLALPPQLFETTIVHTGSLLRRFSNPRKIVIEKPFGFDLESARKLNFQLRRYFTEREIYRIDHFLGKVAIQNILSVRFSNYIFEGIWNKNFIDCIQISALEEIGLEGRAGYYDRVGALRDMVQNHLLQILSFLAMEPPAIMEAERVRDEKVKVLSSIRKFSRDEIDRYAVRGRYRGYIQELGRDSNTETYAAVKLFIDNFRWEGVPFYLRTGKRLKKKVTQVVVLFKEVPGNFGRLLGCVPRQNKLVFDIAPSNDVKLFFEMAPPEGFLACPVEREMELDLSPDGLPEAYETLIEDILEGNQTLFIREDESELAWEIIQPILDAWKEDTNVPEYEPGSWGPEEAEVFIGKDGRGWVLV